A stretch of Pseudomonas sp. LRP2-20 DNA encodes these proteins:
- a CDS encoding NAD(P)-dependent alcohol dehydrogenase yields the protein MTTPLFRPIQAAVTRGKGAPFVLEQAGIRAPQGDEVLVRVVATGMCHTDMIVRDQYYPVPLPAVLGHEGSGIVEAVGPLVQNLAVGDHVVMTYGYCGHCLACDAGQAAYCQDFFGRNFSGAGPEGQHALQDAQGQALNDHFFAQSSFATYALARENNTVRVPKEAPIELLGPLGCGIQTGAGAVINSLKVTPGSAFAAFGGGAVGLSAVLAAQVAGAATIIAVDVVPSRLALALELGATHVVNSREADPVAAIREITGGGVQFALESTGRPEVLRQAVDALGSRGALGVVGAPPLGTTAQFDVNDLLLGGKVIRGIVEGDSVPKKFIPELVNLYLQGRFAFDKLVRFYDFEQINQAAEDSEKGLTLKPIIRIQK from the coding sequence ATGACGACACCTCTTTTCCGCCCCATTCAAGCTGCCGTGACGCGCGGCAAAGGCGCACCTTTCGTCCTAGAACAAGCAGGTATCCGTGCTCCGCAAGGTGATGAAGTGCTAGTGCGCGTGGTCGCAACCGGCATGTGCCATACCGACATGATCGTGCGTGACCAGTACTACCCGGTGCCGCTCCCGGCGGTCTTGGGCCACGAAGGGTCTGGCATCGTCGAGGCTGTTGGCCCGCTGGTGCAGAACCTGGCGGTCGGCGACCACGTGGTGATGACCTACGGTTACTGCGGCCATTGCCTGGCATGCGACGCCGGACAGGCGGCTTACTGCCAAGACTTCTTCGGGCGTAACTTCAGTGGGGCCGGTCCCGAGGGCCAGCATGCCCTGCAGGATGCACAGGGCCAAGCCCTAAATGACCACTTCTTCGCCCAGTCTTCGTTCGCCACGTACGCCTTGGCGCGTGAGAACAACACCGTACGCGTGCCCAAGGAAGCACCAATTGAGTTGCTCGGCCCGCTGGGTTGCGGCATCCAGACCGGCGCCGGCGCGGTGATCAATTCGCTGAAGGTAACCCCTGGCAGCGCCTTTGCCGCCTTTGGCGGCGGTGCTGTTGGCCTTTCTGCCGTGCTGGCCGCGCAAGTCGCGGGGGCTGCAACCATCATCGCGGTCGACGTCGTGCCGTCACGCCTGGCTTTGGCCCTGGAGCTGGGCGCCACCCACGTGGTCAACAGCCGCGAGGCCGACCCGGTGGCTGCCATCCGGGAAATCACCGGCGGCGGCGTGCAGTTTGCCCTGGAGTCCACCGGCCGCCCGGAAGTGCTGCGCCAGGCCGTGGATGCCCTGGGTAGCCGTGGCGCGCTGGGGGTGGTCGGCGCACCGCCGCTGGGTACCACAGCGCAATTCGATGTCAACGACCTGCTACTGGGCGGTAAGGTCATTCGCGGCATCGTCGAAGGAGACAGCGTGCCGAAGAAGTTCATCCCGGAGCTGGTCAACCTGTACCTGCAAGGCCGCTTCGCCTTTGACAAGCTGGTGCGCTTCTACGACTTCGAACAGATCAACCAGGCCGCCGAAGACAGCGAGAAAGGCCTGACGCTCAAACCCATCATTCGTATCCAGAAGTAA